In Phocoena sinus isolate mPhoSin1 chromosome X, mPhoSin1.pri, whole genome shotgun sequence, a genomic segment contains:
- the LOC116747862 gene encoding 40S ribosomal protein S23-like, which yields MGKCRGLRTARKLRSHRRDQKWHDKQYKKAHLGTALKANPFGGASHAKGIVLEKVGVEAKQPNSAIRKCVSVQLIKNGKKITAFVPNDGCLNFIEENDEVLVAGFARKGHAVGDIPGVCFKVVKVANVSLLALYKGKKERPRS from the coding sequence ATGGGCAAGTGTCGTGGTCTTCGTACAGCCAGGAAGCTCCGTAGCCACCGACGAGACCAGAAGTGGCATGATAAACAGTACAAGAAAGCCCATTTGGGCACAGCCCTGAAGGCCAACCCTTTTGGAGGTGCTTCTCATGCCAAGGGAATTGTGCTTGAAAAAGTAGGGGTTGAAGCCAAACAGCCAAATTCTGCCATCAGGAAGTGTGTCAGCGTTCAACTAATCAAGAATGGCAAAAAAATCACCGCCTTTGTACCCAATGAtggttgtttgaattttattgagGAAAATGATGAAGTTCTGGTTGCTGGATTTGCTCGCAAAGGTCATGCTGTTGGTGACATTCCTGGAGTCTGCTTTAAGGTTGTCAAAGTAGCCAATGTCTCTCTTTTGGCCTTATataaaggcaagaaggaaagaccAAGATCATAA